The following are encoded in a window of Roseimaritima ulvae genomic DNA:
- the pepT gene encoding peptidase T → MTTPINRQRLLDRFLSYVCIDTAANPHTDKYPSSAGQWELGRLLTQQLEDMSADYPHQDEHGLVWANIPASDGGTSPAIALIAHLDTSPEAPSDNVRPQVIDRYEGGDILLPSGQVIRCEQTPELQHLVGCTLITTDGNTLLGGDDKAGVAIIMELAQHLIENPHLPHGPVRVLFTCDEEIGRGTDKINLNKLDALVGYTLDGGDAGQLDVETFSADAATVTFTGHNIHPAIAKGRMVNAVRAAAQFLSKLPRDRQTPETTEDREGFIHAHDIQGGVGLATVELILRSFDTDELKTYADQIRQWAAEIEQEFPGLLVHVDVRTQYRNLAEGLKKVPEAVSLAAQAYQNLDRPCQQTIIRGGTDGSQLTEKGLPTPNLSSGQHNIHAVHEFACLDQMTAAVEHLVELLRLWSEQTKS, encoded by the coding sequence ATGACCACCCCGATCAATCGTCAACGTCTCTTGGATCGCTTCTTGTCGTACGTCTGTATCGACACAGCGGCCAATCCCCATACCGACAAGTATCCAAGCAGTGCCGGGCAGTGGGAACTGGGGCGGTTGTTAACACAGCAACTGGAAGACATGTCGGCCGATTACCCGCATCAAGATGAACACGGTTTGGTGTGGGCCAACATTCCCGCCAGCGACGGCGGTACCAGCCCGGCCATCGCCCTAATCGCGCATCTGGATACCTCGCCGGAAGCCCCCAGTGACAATGTCCGCCCCCAGGTGATCGATCGCTACGAGGGCGGGGACATCCTGTTGCCCAGCGGCCAAGTCATCCGCTGCGAGCAAACCCCCGAACTGCAACACCTAGTCGGCTGCACGCTGATCACCACCGATGGCAACACCCTGCTCGGTGGCGATGACAAAGCCGGGGTGGCGATCATCATGGAACTAGCGCAGCACTTAATCGAAAACCCGCATCTGCCCCACGGGCCGGTCCGCGTGCTGTTCACCTGCGACGAAGAAATCGGACGCGGCACCGACAAAATCAATCTGAACAAACTGGACGCCCTGGTGGGCTACACCCTCGATGGCGGCGATGCCGGCCAACTGGACGTGGAAACCTTCTCCGCCGATGCCGCCACGGTGACCTTTACCGGCCACAACATCCACCCGGCGATCGCTAAAGGACGGATGGTCAACGCCGTCCGCGCGGCCGCCCAATTCCTCAGCAAACTGCCCCGCGACCGGCAAACTCCGGAAACCACCGAAGACCGCGAAGGCTTTATTCACGCCCACGACATCCAAGGCGGCGTCGGGCTGGCGACGGTGGAATTGATCCTCCGCAGCTTCGATACCGACGAACTGAAAACCTACGCCGACCAAATCCGCCAATGGGCCGCCGAAATCGAACAGGAATTCCCCGGCCTGCTGGTCCATGTCGACGTCCGCACGCAGTACCGCAACCTGGCCGAAGGCCTGAAAAAAGTCCCCGAAGCGGTCAGCTTGGCCGCCCAAGCTTACCAGAACCTAGACCGACCCTGCCAACAAACGATCATCCGTGGCGGCACCGATGGATCGCAGTTAACCGAAAAAGGCCTGCCCACGCCTAACCTGTCCAGCGGCCAACACAATATCCACGCCGTGCACGAGTTCGCGTGCCTGGACCAGATGACCGCAGCCGTCGAACACCTGGTCGAACTGCTGCGGTTGTGGAGCGAACAAACCAAGTCGTAG